A region of [Bacteroides] pectinophilus DNA encodes the following proteins:
- a CDS encoding PD-(D/E)XK nuclease family protein: MSLHFILGSSGSGKSELLYKSIIKASGEQKDRNFLVIVPEQYTMATQKKLVQLHPGHSIIRTDILSFQRLASRVFAELGLEGQTILDDTGKNLIIRKVMENHRKELRAFAGNLDKTGFVSEVKSVISELLQYAIAPDDMPQIITAVAGNGALADKLTDIEVVYRAFMEYTERDYITSESLLSLLAQHVHESELIKGSVIAIDGFTGFTPVQYGLLARLLETAAEVYVTVTIDSNEHINVQDGPESLFAMSKETISSLLRIADESHVEVAPYTLCEHTYRFDRAPELAFLEQNMFRYNGRVYRDEPENIEIYCGITPKEELQFIAAEILRLTREQGIRYRDIAVVSADIETYGMLAANIFEQNDIPAFVDYKRNIMNNPMIEFMRSGIAVIESGYSYESMFRFLRSGITAITPNETDLLENYCLALGIRGRKRWYSQWDRNYIKKNREKADLTQLNELRYRTVKILEPLDRAYTAASGTTVSVGELLEALYEFVAASDIEHKMNELADRLELNEENALASQYRQIYPKVMSLFDEIYSLLGEEKIKRKEFARLLDSGLEEIKVGLIPPTADCVLIGDMQRTRLDNIKVLFFAGVNDGIVPKKSENKGILSELDRYILENASVTLSPDARKKAFIERFYLYMNLTKPSWKLYLTYAARGIDARERRPSYFVRTMYKLYPKLSMRTCDDMNNDMWLTIPKADKEWNIKDSQINLVQAAADALYGTDVRESVTRLEQFASCEFAHFLRYGLGLDERDVYTISASDTGSILHKSMECISSEVIRSGMSFADMKDEQRHEIVGRVVDTVAAEYGNAVFKDSSRNEYMIEKVKELTQRTVWAIGRQLEQEQFVPESFEVRFSLPMNESVSKRKVELVGSIDRIDVCEDGDNIYIKIIDYKTGNEKFSLYKTYYGLRIQLMTYMIAAMEHEKKLHPGKNIVPAGAFYYVVDDPIVDRQDSREKVEKKILAQLSYDGIVNGQMPQELMGSSADSVKGDKNITAGQFARLSEHITDTMDLMTDNMLNGNAYINPVADSGKDSCEYCPYRSVCGFYSDIPGNSYRRVRHLKDNEVWERLYMDREQEEMADGKELDSTTEEGN, translated from the coding sequence ATGTCACTACATTTTATTCTCGGCTCTTCCGGAAGCGGAAAGTCGGAGCTGTTATATAAAAGCATAATAAAGGCTTCAGGAGAACAGAAAGATAGGAATTTTCTTGTCATTGTACCTGAGCAGTATACGATGGCTACACAGAAGAAGCTTGTGCAGCTTCATCCGGGACATTCGATAATCAGAACGGATATATTGAGCTTTCAGAGACTTGCAAGCCGTGTATTTGCGGAGCTTGGACTTGAAGGGCAGACCATACTTGATGATACCGGCAAGAATCTGATAATACGCAAAGTTATGGAGAACCACCGGAAGGAACTCAGAGCATTTGCAGGTAATCTTGATAAGACGGGTTTTGTATCAGAGGTGAAGTCTGTTATATCGGAACTTCTGCAGTATGCAATTGCACCGGATGATATGCCGCAGATAATCACGGCAGTTGCAGGCAATGGAGCACTGGCAGACAAGCTTACTGATATAGAGGTCGTATACCGTGCATTTATGGAGTACACAGAGCGTGATTACATAACGTCTGAGAGCCTTCTTTCATTACTTGCGCAGCATGTGCATGAATCGGAGCTCATCAAAGGCAGTGTGATAGCGATAGACGGTTTTACAGGATTTACACCCGTGCAGTATGGTCTTCTTGCAAGGCTGCTTGAGACAGCAGCGGAAGTCTACGTTACAGTGACGATAGACAGCAATGAGCATATTAATGTTCAGGATGGCCCGGAATCGTTATTTGCGATGAGTAAGGAGACGATATCGTCACTGTTAAGAATAGCTGATGAGAGTCATGTAGAAGTTGCACCATATACACTGTGTGAACATACATACAGATTTGACAGGGCACCGGAGCTGGCATTTCTTGAGCAGAATATGTTCAGGTATAATGGCCGTGTATACAGGGATGAACCTGAGAATATAGAGATATACTGCGGAATAACGCCTAAGGAGGAGCTTCAGTTCATCGCGGCTGAGATCCTCAGGCTTACAAGGGAGCAAGGTATAAGATACAGGGATATTGCCGTGGTATCTGCTGATATAGAGACATATGGCATGCTTGCTGCCAACATATTTGAACAGAATGATATTCCTGCATTTGTTGACTATAAGAGAAATATCATGAATAATCCGATGATAGAGTTTATGAGAAGCGGAATAGCAGTAATAGAGAGCGGATATTCGTATGAGAGCATGTTCAGGTTCTTAAGGAGCGGCATAACTGCAATTACACCAAATGAGACGGATTTGCTTGAAAATTACTGTCTTGCACTCGGTATACGCGGCAGAAAACGCTGGTACAGCCAGTGGGACCGCAATTATATAAAGAAAAACAGGGAAAAGGCAGATCTTACGCAGCTTAATGAATTGCGTTACAGGACTGTTAAGATACTTGAACCGCTTGACAGGGCATATACGGCGGCATCAGGAACGACAGTAAGTGTTGGTGAGCTTCTGGAAGCTCTGTATGAGTTCGTAGCGGCATCAGATATTGAGCATAAGATGAATGAACTGGCTGACCGGCTTGAGCTTAATGAAGAAAATGCACTTGCATCACAGTACAGGCAGATATATCCTAAGGTAATGTCATTGTTTGACGAGATATACAGCCTGCTGGGTGAAGAAAAGATTAAGAGAAAAGAGTTCGCCAGACTTCTTGACTCAGGGCTTGAAGAGATTAAGGTAGGGCTTATTCCTCCGACGGCTGACTGTGTTCTTATCGGTGATATGCAAAGAACAAGACTCGACAATATAAAGGTTCTTTTCTTTGCGGGAGTTAATGACGGCATAGTCCCAAAGAAGAGTGAGAATAAAGGGATATTGTCGGAGCTTGACAGGTATATTCTCGAGAATGCTTCCGTAACGCTGTCACCGGATGCCAGGAAGAAAGCATTTATTGAGAGATTTTATCTTTATATGAATCTTACCAAGCCTTCATGGAAGCTGTATCTTACATATGCGGCGAGGGGAATTGATGCAAGAGAGCGCCGCCCGTCCTATTTTGTAAGAACAATGTATAAGCTTTATCCCAAGCTTTCAATGCGCACATGTGATGATATGAATAATGATATGTGGCTTACAATTCCGAAGGCTGATAAGGAATGGAATATAAAAGATTCACAGATTAATCTTGTGCAGGCAGCAGCTGATGCGCTATATGGAACTGATGTAAGGGAGAGTGTTACAAGACTTGAACAGTTCGCTTCGTGTGAGTTCGCACATTTTCTGAGGTATGGACTCGGTCTTGATGAACGTGACGTATATACGATAAGTGCAAGCGATACGGGTTCAATTCTGCACAAGTCGATGGAATGCATATCATCAGAAGTGATAAGGAGCGGTATGAGCTTCGCGGATATGAAAGATGAACAGCGCCATGAGATAGTCGGCAGAGTGGTTGACACGGTTGCTGCAGAATACGGCAATGCGGTATTTAAGGACAGCAGCCGCAATGAGTATATGATTGAGAAGGTCAAGGAGCTTACACAGAGGACTGTATGGGCAATCGGCAGACAGCTTGAACAGGAGCAGTTTGTTCCGGAGAGCTTTGAGGTCAGATTCTCACTTCCGATGAATGAGTCTGTCAGCAAAAGAAAAGTTGAGCTGGTCGGAAGCATTGACAGGATAGATGTCTGCGAGGACGGCGACAACATATACATAAAGATAATTGACTACAAGACGGGAAATGAAAAGTTCTCGCTTTATAAGACATACTATGGACTCAGGATACAGCTGATGACATATATGATTGCGGCGATGGAGCATGAAAAAAAGCTGCATCCGGGAAAGAATATAGTGCCGGCAGGAGCATTTTACTATGTGGTTGACGATCCGATAGTAGACAGGCAGGACAGCCGGGAGAAGGTAGAAAAGAAGATTCTTGCACAGCTTTCATATGATGGCATCGTCAACGGACAGATGCCGCAGGAACTGATGGGAAGCAGTGCGGATTCGGTAAAAGGTGATAAGAATATTACGGCAGGACAGTTTGCAAGACTGTCGGAGCACATTACGGATACTATGGACCTGATGACGGATAATATGCTTAATGGAAATGCATATATTAATCCTGTAGCAGACAGCGGAAAGGATTCCTGCGAGTATTGTCCGTACAGGTCTGTGTGTGGATTTTACAGTGATATTCCGGGTAATTCATACAGAAGAGTAAGGCATCTTAAGGATAATGAAGTATGGGAACGCCTTTATATGGATCGTGAACAGGAGGAGATGGCTGATGGCAAGGAATTGGACAGCACAACAGAAGAGGGCAATTGA
- a CDS encoding phosphopantetheine-binding protein, with translation MDELIDILSEIKPDVDFETCDTLIDDEMLDSFDIVTIVGELNDAFDIEITPADIVPENFNSAESMWEMIQRLQD, from the coding sequence ATGGACGAATTAATTGACATTCTTTCTGAGATTAAGCCGGATGTAGATTTTGAGACATGTGACACACTTATTGATGATGAGATGCTTGATTCATTTGACATTGTTACAATCGTAGGCGAGCTTAATGATGCATTTGATATCGAGATTACACCGGCAGATATCGTACCGGAGAACTTTAACTCAGCTGAGTCTATGTGGGAGATGATTCAGAGGCTTCAGGACTAA
- a CDS encoding alanine racemase produces MNADILKNIAHTYGTPSYIFNVDELESRLNTIKQILGEGIDVLYAMKANPFLVPVMSRLGMRFEVCSPGEFAICENEHVNMQDIVLSGVNKERADIEHVMDDCGGVGIYTVESVRHFQLLASMAEKRSTVIHVLLRVTSGNQFGLDEEDIENIISKRDEFKYVDIRGIQCYTGTQKKKSDHIDKEIDWLDSLCDRLYEKYGYKAEEFEYGPGLFVSYFEPGVDNNNYDMLRALAAKLDTIRDKYHISLEMGRYIAATCGLFLTRVEDIKYNKEQHYCIVDGGINHINYYGQTMAMKLPVTEHIPMDVDASKTFAMSDACALLGNELVQKSEGTVHWNVCGSLCTVGDVIVKNLELTDLKIGDMLVFHNIGAYSVTEGIYLFLSRNLPNIIEYSSKNGARLLRGQNPTYVINSQIHN; encoded by the coding sequence GTGAATGCTGATATATTAAAAAATATTGCACATACATATGGAACACCTTCATATATATTCAATGTAGATGAGCTTGAATCAAGACTTAACACAATTAAACAGATTCTGGGCGAGGGAATAGATGTGCTTTATGCAATGAAAGCTAATCCGTTTCTTGTACCGGTCATGAGCAGACTTGGAATGAGATTCGAGGTGTGTTCACCGGGAGAATTTGCAATATGTGAGAATGAACATGTGAATATGCAGGATATAGTTCTCTCCGGTGTTAATAAGGAACGTGCAGATATTGAACATGTAATGGATGACTGCGGCGGCGTAGGAATATATACCGTTGAATCAGTAAGACATTTCCAGCTTCTTGCATCAATGGCAGAGAAGAGAAGTACAGTAATACACGTTCTTCTCAGAGTTACAAGCGGCAACCAGTTTGGACTTGATGAGGAAGATATTGAGAATATCATCAGCAAAAGAGATGAATTCAAATATGTTGATATCAGGGGAATCCAGTGTTATACAGGAACACAGAAGAAGAAATCAGACCACATAGACAAAGAGATTGACTGGCTCGATTCATTGTGCGACAGGCTTTATGAAAAGTATGGCTACAAGGCAGAAGAATTTGAGTATGGTCCGGGATTATTTGTGTCATATTTCGAGCCGGGTGTGGATAATAATAACTATGACATGCTGAGGGCACTTGCAGCTAAGCTTGACACAATAAGAGACAAGTATCACATATCTCTTGAGATGGGAAGGTATATTGCTGCAACATGCGGATTATTCCTTACAAGAGTGGAGGACATTAAGTATAATAAGGAGCAGCATTACTGTATAGTGGATGGTGGAATTAACCATATTAATTACTATGGACAGACTATGGCAATGAAACTGCCTGTAACGGAACATATTCCGATGGATGTGGATGCGTCAAAGACATTTGCAATGAGTGACGCATGTGCCCTTCTTGGCAATGAACTTGTGCAGAAGTCAGAAGGAACGGTTCATTGGAATGTATGCGGTTCACTCTGTACAGTCGGAGATGTTATTGTGAAGAATCTTGAACTTACAGACCTTAAGATTGGTGATATGCTTGTTTTCCATAACATAGGAGCTTATTCTGTGACGGAGGGAATATATCTGTTCCTTAGCAGAAATCTGCCTAACATTATTGAATACAGCAGCAAAAACGGCGCAAGACTTCTTCGCGGACAGAATCCTACATATGTGATAAACAGCCAAATTCATAATTAA
- a CDS encoding amino acid adenylation domain-containing protein, whose product MAINVLEFLEESVARNGAKTACADEKEAYSYDELADRARRAGSALIEVTGVRRPVPVFMDKGCKALAVFMGAVYAGCFYVMLDPSQPPARLDTIIKTLEPDVMIVDEKSRAKVEKLDFNGKVLLADELMDHIIDEDELGKVREQALDIDPLYSIFTSGSTGVPKGVIVSHRSVIDFIGYFTKIFNITEDDVIGNQAPFDFDVSVKDIYSALYTGATLQIIPKKFFSFPTKLLDYLEDRKVTTLVWAVSALCIVTTLNGFEYKRPSCINKVIFSGEVMPIKHLNAWREQYPDAMFVNVYGPTEITCNCTYYIVDREFGLDEKLPMGKAFPNEKVFLLDDDDRLVDVTMPGRLGEICVSGTALSLGYYRNKEKTDSAFVQNPLNDRYIEMIYRTGDLGYYNDNGEMCFSSRKDFQIKHMGHRIELGEIEAAMGAVDNVVRTCCIFDKDDNKIIGFYEGDTDKKTIVHELSAKLPKFMIPSVFSQVASMPITKNGKIDRNKLMEDYKSEC is encoded by the coding sequence ATGGCGATTAATGTATTGGAATTCCTTGAAGAATCTGTGGCAAGGAATGGGGCAAAGACAGCATGTGCTGATGAGAAAGAAGCGTACAGTTATGACGAACTTGCAGACCGTGCCAGAAGGGCAGGTTCGGCACTTATTGAGGTTACAGGCGTAAGAAGACCTGTGCCCGTATTCATGGACAAAGGCTGCAAAGCACTTGCCGTATTCATGGGTGCGGTATATGCAGGCTGCTTTTATGTCATGCTTGACCCTTCACAGCCACCGGCAAGACTTGATACAATAATTAAGACACTTGAACCTGATGTAATGATTGTGGATGAGAAGTCCAGGGCTAAGGTAGAGAAGCTCGATTTTAACGGTAAGGTTCTGCTGGCTGATGAACTTATGGATCATATAATTGATGAGGACGAGCTTGGAAAGGTACGTGAGCAGGCACTTGATATCGATCCGCTCTATTCAATATTTACATCCGGCTCAACGGGAGTGCCGAAGGGTGTTATCGTAAGCCATCGTTCAGTTATAGATTTTATTGGATATTTTACAAAGATATTTAACATTACAGAGGATGATGTTATAGGCAATCAGGCACCGTTTGACTTTGATGTATCTGTTAAGGACATATATTCAGCTCTTTATACAGGTGCAACATTGCAGATTATCCCGAAGAAGTTTTTCTCATTTCCTACGAAGCTTCTTGATTACCTTGAAGACCGCAAGGTTACAACACTTGTGTGGGCTGTTTCCGCACTCTGCATAGTTACGACGCTTAACGGATTTGAGTATAAGAGACCATCATGCATTAATAAGGTAATATTCAGTGGTGAGGTGATGCCAATCAAGCATCTTAATGCATGGAGAGAGCAGTATCCGGACGCAATGTTTGTTAATGTTTATGGTCCTACTGAGATTACATGCAACTGTACATATTATATTGTAGACAGAGAATTCGGGCTTGATGAGAAGCTTCCTATGGGTAAGGCATTCCCTAATGAAAAGGTATTTCTGCTCGATGATGATGACAGGCTTGTAGACGTGACAATGCCGGGCAGGCTCGGTGAGATATGTGTATCCGGAACAGCACTTTCACTTGGATATTACAGGAACAAAGAAAAGACTGATTCGGCATTTGTACAGAACCCTCTTAATGACAGATATATTGAGATGATATACCGTACAGGAGACCTTGGCTATTACAATGATAACGGCGAGATGTGTTTCTCATCACGTAAAGATTTCCAGATTAAGCATATGGGACACAGAATAGAGCTTGGTGAGATTGAAGCTGCAATGGGAGCAGTTGATAATGTTGTAAGAACATGCTGCATATTCGATAAGGATGACAATAAGATAATCGGCTTCTATGAAGGTGATACAGACAAGAAGACAATTGTGCATGAATTGTCTGCCAAGCTTCCGAAGTTCATGATACCAAGCGTGTTCAGTCAGGTGGCTTCAATGCCTATAACTAAGAATGGTAAGATAGACCGTAACAAACTTATGGAGGACTACAAGAGTGAATGCTGA
- a CDS encoding adenylosuccinate synthase: MVKAIVGANWGDEGKGKITDMLAEESDIIVRFQGGSNAGHTIINDYGKFALHLLPSGVFYNHTTSVIGNGVALNIPYLINELKSITDRNVPMPKILVSDRAQILMPYHVDFDTYEEARLAGKSFGSTKSGIAPFYSDKYAKIGFQVSELFEDEAVLKEKVERVVDYKNILLEHLYHKPTMKADDIFKLLLSYRDMIAPYVTDTSAFLHKAIKEGKNILLEGQLGALKDPDHGIYPMVTSSSTLSAYGAIGAGIPASEIKDVVTVVKAYSSAVGAGAFVSEIFGEEADELRKRGGDGGEFGATTGRPRRMGWFDAVATRYGVRMQGTSEVALTVIDVLGYLDEIPMCVGYEIDGTVTKEFPTTYQLEKAKPVLKKFPGWKCDIRGIRNYEDLPVECRNYIEAIEQEIEAPITMVSNGPGRHEIIHRVSSYTK, translated from the coding sequence ATGGTAAAAGCAATCGTAGGAGCTAACTGGGGCGACGAAGGTAAGGGCAAGATTACCGATATGCTCGCAGAAGAGTCAGATATCATTGTAAGATTTCAGGGTGGAAGCAATGCAGGACATACTATAATTAATGATTACGGTAAGTTTGCACTTCATCTTCTTCCATCAGGAGTATTTTATAATCATACAACAAGTGTAATCGGCAATGGTGTTGCCCTTAATATTCCTTATCTTATCAACGAGCTGAAGAGTATTACGGATCGCAATGTTCCAATGCCTAAGATTCTCGTTTCTGACAGAGCCCAGATTCTTATGCCTTACCATGTTGATTTTGATACATATGAAGAGGCGAGACTTGCCGGTAAGTCATTCGGTTCTACAAAGTCAGGCATTGCACCTTTTTATTCAGATAAGTATGCGAAGATTGGTTTCCAGGTAAGTGAACTGTTTGAGGATGAGGCAGTTCTTAAGGAGAAGGTTGAAAGAGTAGTTGATTATAAGAATATTCTTCTTGAGCATCTCTATCATAAGCCGACTATGAAGGCTGACGATATATTTAAGCTTCTTCTTTCATACAGAGATATGATTGCACCTTATGTAACGGATACATCAGCGTTTCTTCATAAGGCAATTAAGGAAGGCAAGAATATCCTTCTTGAAGGACAGCTCGGAGCACTTAAGGATCCTGACCATGGAATATATCCTATGGTTACATCATCTTCAACACTTTCAGCATATGGTGCTATCGGTGCAGGTATTCCTGCAAGTGAGATTAAGGATGTTGTTACTGTAGTTAAGGCTTATTCATCAGCAGTAGGTGCAGGAGCATTTGTAAGTGAGATATTCGGTGAAGAGGCAGATGAACTTCGCAAGCGCGGCGGTGACGGCGGCGAATTCGGTGCTACAACAGGAAGACCTAGAAGAATGGGATGGTTCGATGCCGTTGCAACACGCTACGGTGTCCGTATGCAGGGAACATCAGAAGTAGCACTTACTGTAATCGATGTACTTGGATATCTTGATGAGATTCCAATGTGTGTAGGTTATGAGATAGATGGCACGGTAACAAAGGAATTCCCTACAACATACCAGCTTGAGAAGGCTAAGCCTGTTCTTAAGAAGTTCCCGGGATGGAAGTGTGATATCAGGGGAATCAGGAATTATGAAGACCTCCCTGTTGAATGCCGCAATTATATTGAGGCAATTGAGCAGGAGATTGAAGCTCCTATCACAATGGTATCTAACGGTCCGGGAAGACATGAGATAATTCATCGTGTAAGCAGCTACACAAAGTAA
- a CDS encoding hemolysin III family protein — MEAVMKNIKKLKDPGSAITHFIGMIMALFAATPLLIRATHEPDTIHVVSLAVFIVSMILLYAASTAYHSFNLSARANLILKKIDHMMIFVLIAGTYTPMCLIVLHGRTGYILLATVWGIAIAGIVIKALWVTCPKWFSSILYIAMGWVCVLAFTQILNSLSPAAFGWLLAGGIIYTVGGIIYALKLPIFNAKHKQFGSHEIFHLFVMAGSLCHFILMFNYVCTMPVI, encoded by the coding sequence ATGGAGGCTGTTATGAAAAACATTAAAAAATTAAAAGATCCCGGTAGCGCAATAACGCACTTTATAGGAATGATTATGGCTCTGTTTGCAGCAACGCCACTGCTTATCCGTGCCACCCACGAACCTGATACAATACATGTCGTATCACTGGCCGTATTTATCGTAAGCATGATACTTCTGTATGCAGCAAGCACGGCATATCATTCATTTAACCTTTCTGCCAGAGCCAATCTTATACTTAAGAAGATTGACCATATGATGATATTCGTCCTTATCGCCGGAACATACACCCCGATGTGCCTTATTGTCCTCCACGGAAGAACAGGCTATATTCTGCTTGCTACAGTATGGGGAATTGCAATCGCCGGAATTGTTATCAAAGCACTCTGGGTAACATGTCCAAAGTGGTTCTCATCAATACTCTATATTGCAATGGGATGGGTATGCGTGCTTGCATTCACACAGATACTCAATTCCCTCTCACCTGCTGCTTTTGGGTGGCTTCTTGCCGGAGGCATTATTTATACCGTCGGTGGTATTATATACGCCCTCAAGCTTCCGATATTCAACGCAAAGCATAAGCAGTTCGGTTCACATGAGATATTTCATCTTTTTGTAATGGCCGGAAGTCTGTGTCATTTTATACTGATGTTTAATTATGTGTGCACGATGCCTGTAATCTGA
- a CDS encoding LytTR family DNA-binding domain-containing protein codes for MIKIAICDDEQCFYDSIHRYINGYMSHRREECEVNIFSSGEELLGKMEALREYTIIFMDINMQGMSGYDAALEIRKYNKDAFIVFVTAYLDYSTEGYKVGAIRYLIKDALLEDRITECMNAIFDKIGEMDAKMAVEFSEGLKIFLPDDVVYVESRRHYMMFHFCGNCENATYKVRGAFSDYIERLGGRFIRIHRSYLINARHVSVVKPDGVRMSNGDVLPISRSKYNDIKNAIFRLMD; via the coding sequence ATGATAAAGATTGCAATTTGTGATGATGAGCAGTGTTTTTATGATTCTATACACAGATATATTAATGGTTATATGTCACACAGACGGGAAGAGTGTGAAGTGAACATATTCAGCTCCGGCGAGGAACTCCTTGGTAAAATGGAAGCCCTCAGGGAGTATACCATTATTTTCATGGATATCAACATGCAGGGAATGAGTGGATATGATGCCGCACTTGAGATAAGAAAATATAACAAAGATGCATTTATAGTATTTGTTACGGCATATCTCGACTATTCGACGGAAGGCTATAAAGTAGGAGCAATCAGATATCTGATAAAAGATGCACTGCTTGAGGACAGGATTACCGAGTGCATGAATGCCATATTTGACAAAATCGGTGAGATGGATGCCAAGATGGCTGTTGAATTCAGTGAGGGTCTTAAGATATTTCTTCCGGATGATGTCGTATATGTAGAAAGCCGCCGGCATTATATGATGTTTCATTTCTGCGGGAATTGTGAAAATGCCACATACAAAGTAAGAGGAGCTTTCAGTGATTATATAGAAAGGCTGGGAGGCAGGTTTATAAGGATACACAGGAGCTACCTTATTAATGCAAGACATGTAAGTGTAGTAAAGCCTGATGGTGTCAGGATGAGCAATGGTGATGTGCTTCCGATATCTAGGTCAAAGTATAACGATATCAAAAATGCTATTTTCAGACTTATGGATTAA
- a CDS encoding DEAD/DEAH box helicase, which yields MGFEEASPIQAKAIPVVLEGKDIVGQAQTGTGKTAAYGIPMLQSIDPKLKCVQAVVLCPTRELAIQVADEIRKLAKYMSSIKVLPVYGGQEIVRQIKSLKTGVQIVVGTPGRVMDHMRRKTVKFDKVKMVILDEADEMLDMGFREDMETILTQMPEERQTVMFSATMPKAIMDIARTFQNDAEVIKVVRKELTVENIEQYYFEVRSKNKDEILSRLIDIYNPKLSVVFCNTKKQVDDLISELKGRGYFADGIHGDMKQAQRDRVMNDFRKGKTEILIATDVAARGIDVDDVDIVFNYDLPQDEEYYVHRIGRTGRAGRAGLAFSFVTGKEIYKLKDIERYCKTKIMARQIPSLDDVKNTRIDNLFEQVRKTLEAGGLADMRAIVEEKINDEDYTSIDLAAALLKMVLGDDHDREDDVLPVHFDDNDGNGSKMVRLFINIGKKDKVKPSNILGAIAGESGMPGKLVGSIDMYDAYTFVEVPRKYADIVLKAMSNNVQIKGRTVNIEKAGKKKGRKRH from the coding sequence ATGGGTTTTGAGGAGGCATCTCCGATACAGGCTAAGGCTATTCCTGTGGTGCTTGAGGGAAAGGATATTGTAGGTCAGGCACAGACAGGAACAGGTAAGACAGCAGCATACGGCATTCCTATGCTCCAGTCAATTGACCCAAAGTTAAAATGTGTACAGGCTGTTGTACTCTGCCCTACAAGAGAGCTTGCAATACAGGTGGCTGATGAGATCAGGAAGCTTGCCAAGTACATGAGCTCAATCAAGGTGCTTCCGGTATACGGCGGCCAGGAGATAGTAAGACAGATAAAGTCGCTTAAGACAGGTGTGCAGATAGTTGTCGGAACTCCGGGACGTGTCATGGATCATATGCGCCGCAAGACAGTCAAGTTTGACAAGGTTAAGATGGTAATTCTTGATGAAGCGGATGAGATGCTTGATATGGGCTTCCGTGAGGATATGGAGACTATCCTTACGCAGATGCCGGAGGAGAGACAGACTGTAATGTTCTCAGCAACAATGCCTAAGGCAATTATGGATATAGCAAGAACATTCCAGAATGACGCCGAAGTCATTAAGGTAGTACGCAAGGAGCTTACTGTGGAGAATATTGAGCAGTACTACTTTGAAGTCCGTTCCAAGAATAAGGATGAGATTCTTTCAAGACTTATAGATATATATAATCCTAAGCTCTCGGTTGTATTCTGTAACACTAAGAAGCAGGTTGATGACCTTATATCAGAACTTAAGGGAAGAGGATATTTTGCTGACGGAATTCATGGCGATATGAAGCAGGCACAGCGTGACAGGGTTATGAATGACTTCCGTAAGGGCAAGACTGAGATTCTTATTGCAACAGATGTGGCTGCAAGAGGTATTGATGTTGATGATGTTGACATCGTATTCAACTATGACCTTCCTCAGGATGAGGAGTATTACGTACACAGAATCGGCCGTACCGGCCGTGCAGGACGTGCTGGCCTTGCATTTTCATTTGTGACAGGCAAGGAAATCTACAAGCTTAAGGATATCGAAAGATATTGCAAGACTAAGATTATGGCACGTCAGATTCCGTCACTGGATGATGTTAAGAATACAAGAATAGACAATCTCTTTGAGCAGGTGCGTAAGACACTTGAGGCAGGCGGACTTGCAGATATGCGTGCTATCGTTGAAGAGAAGATAAATGACGAGGATTATACATCAATAGATCTTGCAGCAGCGCTTCTTAAGATGGTTCTCGGTGATGACCATGACAGAGAAGACGATGTACTTCCTGTACATTTTGATGACAATGACGGCAACGGAAGCAAGATGGTGCGTCTTTTCATTAATATAGGTAAGAAGGACAAGGTTAAGCCGTCTAATATTCTCGGGGCAATTGCCGGTGAATCGGGAATGCCGGGCAAGCTTGTGGGCTCTATTGATATGTATGACGCGTACACATTTGTTGAAGTGCCTAGAAAGTATGCCGATATTGTGCTTAAGGCAATGTCTAACAATGTACAGATAAAGGGACGAACTGTCAACATAGAGAAGGCCGGCAAGAAAAAAGGCAGAAAACGTCATTAA